CCGAAATAGCGGGCCAGGGTGATGATGATCACGATTTTCATGATCTCGCTGGGCTGCAATTGGAAAAACCCCAGGTCGATCCAGCGAGTGGCGCCCATGCTCGTCTTGCCGAAGAAAAGAACGAAGAGGAGCAGCAGGATGTTGATCCCGTAAAACAGGAATCCGAGGTACTCCAGATGGCGGTAATCGAATATGCAGATTGCGAAAGCGATCAGCAGGCCGATCCCCAGCCAGGAGATCTGCTTCAGATAAACGGGGGTCGCCGCGGACCATGAGGCGGTGGCGCTGTAAAGATTGAGGATGCCGACGCAGGCGATCAGACCGATCATCAGCAGCAGCACCCAGTCGAAATGGGTCAGAAGTCGCCGGTCAAACATGGCTTTTCAATCTCCGGCATCGCCCGGTTCTCCGACCGGGGTTTGAGTTCCGAGACCGAAATAGGTCTCGAGAATGTTCCGTGCGATGGGAGCCGCGGCACTGCCGCCGTGCTCCCCGTGCTCCACCACTACCGACACGGCGATTTCGGGAGCCGCAGCCGGAGCATATGCGACGAAGAGGGCGTGGTCGCGAAAACGATAAGGCTCCTCTTTTTCATCCTTCTCCTTCTCCTTCTCCTCATCGCTCTTGAGACGCACCACCTGGGCCGTACCGGTCTTTCCGGCCACCTTGACGCCGTCCAGCCGGGAAGCCCACCCGGTGCCGTGCGGCGCATTCACAACGGCCTCCAGCCCCCGGCGCACAGCCGCCAGGTTTCCAGGCCGCAGTTGGACCGTATTGGATATCATCCGCTCCGAGGGAAGCAGCTCCTTCCCCTGCCAATCTTCGACCCTTTTAATCAGGGTCGGCTGCAGGACCGTGCCGCCGTTGGCGACCGCCGCCGTCATCACCGCCAGTTGGAGCGGGGTGGTCAGGACGTAACCCTGGCCGATGGCCGCGATGACCGTCTCTCCGTTATACCAGGGAGCGCGGAAGCGCTTTCTTTTCCATTGTTTGGTAGGGATGAGCCCGTCCTTTTCCCCGTCCAGGGGAAAACCCGTGCGTGCGCCAAGCCCCAGGGCAAAGGCCATTTCGGAGAGGCGATCTATTCCCGTCTCAAGGCCGGCCTTGTAAAACCAGACGTCGCAGCTCTCCCGAAGGGCTTTCTCCAGGTCCGTCCGGCCATGCCCCCTTTTCTTCCAACAGCGGAATTTGCTGTCTCCAAGGGTCATGCTTCCTTCGCAGTCATAGCTGGTCGACGGAGTCACGACGCCGGCTTCGAGCGCCGCCAGCGCGGTAACGATCTTGAAGGTCGATCCGGGCGGGTATTGTCCTTTGATCGCCTTGTCCTGCAACGGGTGACGGGGATCCTGCAGCAGTGCGATCCATTCAGGCCCGGTGATGCCGCGAGCGAACAGCTCAGGGTTGAAGGCCGGACGGCTCACCAGAGCGAGGATCTCGCCGGTACGCACATCCAGAACGACGGCGCTTCCGGCCTGGTCGCCGAACGCCGTCTCGGCGGCCAGCTGCAGGTCGTGTCTCAGACTCAGATACACCCGGTTTCCCGGCATCGGTTCGCGAACGATGAGCTGTCTCAGTTCCTTGCCCTTGACATCCACCTCCAGGCGGCGCTGCCCTTCGCTGCCGCGCAGGTAGGGTTCCAGAAGGTTTTCCACTCCGCTCTTGCCGACGAAATCCCCCCCCCGGTATCCCTCCCCTCCCCGAGTCTGCAGCTCCCGTTCGGTGATTTCCCCCAGATAGCCGAAAATGTGGGCAGCGAAATCCGCATAAGGATAAGCCCTGATGGAGCGGACCTCGGTAAGGACTCCGGGGAGATCGACAGAATTCTCCTGAATGCGCTCCATGGCGTCCCGTCCCACATCTTCCGCCAGCGGCACTGGCCTGTAGGCCGGAAACCCGACGCCGGATTTCCAGTTCCTGCCCAGCGTTTCCGTATCCGCATCGAGATAATACGCCAGGCGCTCCAGCAGCAGATCCTTATCATCCATATCCTGGCGCATGATCGCAACGTCGAAGGAAGGGCGGGTGTCCACCAGCAGCTTTCCGTCACGGTCGAAGATCGGTCCGCGCGCGGCGGAAATGGGAAGATAGCGTATGCGGTTCTTTTCCGATAGTTCGGAATAACGCTCGGTATTGATGATCTGCAGATACCAGAGCCGGCACAGAAGGAGGAGAAAGATAGCGACAGCAGCCAGGGAAATCAGCAGAAAGCGGTTTTTGAGGCCGGGAATCGCCCATTCCGAGTCAATACTCATAGCGACTGTCCAGACGCTGCAGTCCCGGGATCCGGGTGCGCGGGAAAAAACGTTTTTGCAGCCGGGTGATACCCATGATCAGGAGATAGGCCGTCGTCAGGTTAAGCAGAACCTGTGAAAGCAGGTGGCCGAGAATGATCGACCAGAGGGGTCCGGCATCGGCGAAAAAACCGAGGGGGAAGATCAGTATCCCCCCGTGAAAGAGGGTACCGCAGAAAACCATGAACAGCAGCAGCACGGAACTCTCGGTGTTGAGCTGGCTGGCGACGCCCCGCACCGCCAGAAAGGTGACCAGAAAGGCCGTTCCATAGAGCCCCGGAGAGCTGCCGGCGAAGACGTCGAAAAAACAGCCGAGGAGATAGCTGAGTCCGGCACCCTGAAGATATCTCTCGTGCAGACCCAGGTAGACGATGAGGATCAGGAGTAGATCCGGTTTGGTTTCAAAGGGGAGAATCCGGGGAAGCAGAGCGGACTGGAGGAGGAGGAAACCGAGACCTGCGAGGAAATAGGCAAAAACCCGGGTCATGGATTCTCCTTCAGCAGAACCAGAACCTCTTCGAGTCGGGCGAAATCGACGACGGGGGCGACCGTCACCGTCTGAAACAGGCCGTACTGTTCGCGGGCCGCGCGGGTCACCTCCCCGATCACCAGGCCCTTGGGGAAGACCCCACCGGTTCCCGAAGTGACGATCCGGTCGCCGACTTCGATGTCCTTCTGCCGCAAGGCGAAGTCGAGAGTCAGAATGTCTCCCTGTCCGCGCACCACGCCGCGGGTCCGATTGCGCTGAACCAACGAAGCGACGGCGGAAGAAGCATCGGTGAGCAACAGAACCCGTGATTCGCGGGGCGCGCTGCGGATGATCCTTCCGACGACACCTTCGGCCGCCACCACCGGCATTCCTTCCCGGACTCCGTCCGTGTTCCCTTTATCGATGACGACCGTCCTGAACCAGCTCGAAGCGTCTACGGCGATCACCTGGGCCGGAAGGGCCGGGAGATCGACCGAGTCCCTGAACTCGAGGAGACGGCGCAGGCGTTCGTTGGCCAGGCGAATTTCCTCGACATTGTTGAGTTCGGCCGCAAGCCGACGATTCTCCGACTGCAGGCGGACATTCTCCTGTTCCGTATCCATAAGCCATAGATACCGGTTCCACCCTCCGACCAGAGATTCCGAAACCGCATCCACTCCCTTGAATAAAGGAGAGGTGATCTGCAGAACCGTTTTTTCGAAAAGGGTGGTCCTCCCCCGCTGCCGCAGATTGGCGGAATAAATCAGCAATGCCGTCAGAACAAGGAAGCCCGCTCCCAGAGGTGTGCGGTATTTTCTGAACAACTCCAGCATGCAATCATTCTCAACAAGAAAAAGGAGGGCCGCTAGAGGGCCCTCCCTGACCGCGTGGCGCCGCGGCTATAATCCAGCTCCGCAGACGCCCGGCTCTCAGGAGGTGACGGTCACCCGTTTGAGCAGATCGAGCTCATCCAGCACCTTGCCGGAACCGAGGACCACACAGGACAGGGGGTCTTCGGCGATGACCACCGGCAATCCGGTTTGATCCCGCAGCAGGGCATCCAGATTGCGCAGGAGGGCTCCGCCTCCGGCAAGCACGATTCCCTTGTCCACAATATCCGCGGCCAGTTCGGGGGGAGTCCGCTCCAGGGCGATGCGCACCGCCTCGACGATGGCATTGACCGTCTCGCCGAGTGCTTCCTGGATTTCAATGGAATTGATCTCCAGCGTCTTGGGGATGCCGCTGACCAGATCCCGCCCCTTGACTTCCATCTTTCGCACTTCCTCATCGGCGTCGGGGTAGGCGCTGCCGATCTCTATCTTGATCTGCTCCGCGGTCCGCTCCCCGATGAGGAGATTGTACTTGCGTTTCATGTACTGGACGAGAGCCTCATCCAGCTTGTCGCCGCCGACACGGACGCTTTTGGCGTAAACGATCCCGGCCAGCGAGATGACGGCCACCTCCGTGGTACCTCCGCCGATATCGACAATCATGTTTCCCGACGCCTCGGTGATGGGAAGTCCGGCTCCGATCGCTGCGGCCATCGGCTCCTCGATCAGATAGACTTCACGGGCACCGGCCGATTCCGCCGATTCCTTGACCGCCCTCTTCTCCACCTGGGTGATCCCCGACGGAACGCAGATAACGATCCGGGGGCGCACCAGTGTCTTGCGGTTATGGACCTTCTGGATGAAATAGCGAAGCATTTCCTCGGTGATATCGAAGTCGGCGATGACGCCGTCCTTCATGGGACGAATGGCGACGATGCTTCCCGGAGTGCGGCCGAGCATCTTCTTGGCCTCCATTCCCACGGCCAGAACCTTCCTCTGGCCCATGGAGTCCTTCTGCACGGCCACCACCGAGGGTTCACTGACGACGACTCCCTTGCCCTTAAGATAAACCAGGGTGTTGGCAGTCCCGAGATCGATGGCAAGATCGTTGGAAAACACCCCCCAGATCGCGTTGAAGAGGTTGAACATGTTTCGATTATCTCCTTTCGGACGGTCGCAAGAGGATGTTTTCTTCCCCCCTAAGATGCCGTTCACACTAACAAAAACGCCGCTTATTTTCAAGGTGTAAAAGGGAAAAAGTTATTGCAATTGAGCCCCTGATTGTCTAACATGCCTCCCTGTTGCAAAATGGCGCATAAGCCGAAAAAAGGAGTGCTCATAGATGCTGGATCTGATCCGGAAAAAAAAGAAATCAGTCATTGTCAAGGTCGTGTTCTGGACGATCATCGCCGCTTTCGTCGGAACGATCTTTCTGGTCTGGGGCAAGGGAAGCGACCAAGGGGGCCAGGGCGTCTCGGTGGCGGTCACGGTCAACGAGACCAGGATAAGCTTCGAGGACTACCAGAGAGCATACAGCAATCTTTATCGTCTTTACCAGAATATTTACCGCGACCAGTTCACGCCGGCCATGGAAAAGCAGCTGCGGCTGAGGCAGCAGGCTCTCGATTCCCTCATTGACGAAACCTTGCTCCTGCAGGAAGCCGGCGACGAGGGTCTCGAAATATCCAAAAAAGAGCTGGTCGATTCGATCGCGCAGATTCCCGCATTTCAGGAAAATGGCGTTTTCAGCAAGGACCGCTACCTGCAGGTTCTGAGTTACCAGCGCCTCACCCCCGAGGATTTCGAGGCGATGCAGCAGCGTCAGCTTCTGATTGAAAAGATGGGGGAAAATCTTCAGAGCGGCATCGCGGTCACCGACGAAGATATCGAGCAGGAGTACCGCAACCAGAATGAAAAGGTGAATCTCTCCTTTGTCAAACTGCCCCCGGCCCTTTTCGAAAGCCGCGTCAAGGTGTCCGAAGAAGAGCTGCAGAACTATTTTGCCGATCACCGCGAGGAATTCCGCATCCCGGAATCCGTCGCCCTGCGCTACCTGCAGTTCGAACCGGACCGCTATGCGGATCAGGTCACCTTCGATGAGGAGGAATTGAATAAGTACTACCGGCGGCACCTGGATCAGTTCGAAATCGAAGAGCAGGTGAAGGCCTCTCACATTCTCCTTCGCGTCGATGAGAATGCCGACGAAGCCGTCCGGGCAAAAAAGAGGGAACTGGCGGAGAAAATCCTCAAGGACGCACGCGCCGGCAAGGATTTCGACAAACTGGCCCGTACCCATTCCGACGATGCCGGCAGCGCCTCCCAGGGAGGAGATCTCGGTTACTTTAGCCGGGGCGCCATGGTCGCTCCATTCGAAAAGGCGGCCTTTGCATTGAACCCCGGGGAGATCAGCGAAATCGTCGAAACCCCTTTCGGCTACCACATCATAAAAGCCGAGGAGTATATCGAAGCGGGGGTCAAACCTCTTGCCGACGTCCTGGATAAGGTCAAGGAAAGTCTCAGAGAGGAAAAAGCCCGCCAGCTGGCTTTCGAGAAGGCGATGGATGCCTATAACATCAATCGCAGGACCGGCGATCTCGAATCGGCCGCCGCCGCCAACAATCTTGGGATTAAGGAAACCGGTTCTTTCAGCCGCGGAGAGCCCATTGACGGCATCGACAATGCCGAGGAAATATCCTCCGTCGTCTTCAACCTGAAGGAGGGCGAGCTGCACCAACCGGTCAATCTTCCGCAGGGGATCTTCCTCTTCAAGGTGAAGGAACGACGGGAGAGCCG
This is a stretch of genomic DNA from Desulfuromonas sp. TF. It encodes these proteins:
- a CDS encoding SurA N-terminal domain-containing protein, giving the protein MLDLIRKKKKSVIVKVVFWTIIAAFVGTIFLVWGKGSDQGGQGVSVAVTVNETRISFEDYQRAYSNLYRLYQNIYRDQFTPAMEKQLRLRQQALDSLIDETLLLQEAGDEGLEISKKELVDSIAQIPAFQENGVFSKDRYLQVLSYQRLTPEDFEAMQQRQLLIEKMGENLQSGIAVTDEDIEQEYRNQNEKVNLSFVKLPPALFESRVKVSEEELQNYFADHREEFRIPESVALRYLQFEPDRYADQVTFDEEELNKYYRRHLDQFEIEEQVKASHILLRVDENADEAVRAKKRELAEKILKDARAGKDFDKLARTHSDDAGSASQGGDLGYFSRGAMVAPFEKAAFALNPGEISEIVETPFGYHIIKAEEYIEAGVKPLADVLDKVKESLREEKARQLAFEKAMDAYNINRRTGDLESAAAANNLGIKETGSFSRGEPIDGIDNAEEISSVVFNLKEGELHQPVNLPQGIFLFKVKERRESRLPELDEVRSRVEQAFRSEKSKELAGQAAEEILAGLKEGKTLKALAGKFGVKAEETDFFTRSYGAFVPRLGSAEDLASAAFTLTQEEPVADEVFTVDGKFVVARLKEVQPADMNVLDQTKREEIKGTLLSRKQEEALNSKLQELREASKIVIAPNLQTSFERE
- a CDS encoding rod shape-determining protein translates to MFNLFNAIWGVFSNDLAIDLGTANTLVYLKGKGVVVSEPSVVAVQKDSMGQRKVLAVGMEAKKMLGRTPGSIVAIRPMKDGVIADFDITEEMLRYFIQKVHNRKTLVRPRIVICVPSGITQVEKRAVKESAESAGAREVYLIEEPMAAAIGAGLPITEASGNMIVDIGGGTTEVAVISLAGIVYAKSVRVGGDKLDEALVQYMKRKYNLLIGERTAEQIKIEIGSAYPDADEEVRKMEVKGRDLVSGIPKTLEINSIEIQEALGETVNAIVEAVRIALERTPPELAADIVDKGIVLAGGGALLRNLDALLRDQTGLPVVIAEDPLSCVVLGSGKVLDELDLLKRVTVTS
- the mreC gene encoding rod shape-determining protein MreC, with protein sequence MLELFRKYRTPLGAGFLVLTALLIYSANLRQRGRTTLFEKTVLQITSPLFKGVDAVSESLVGGWNRYLWLMDTEQENVRLQSENRRLAAELNNVEEIRLANERLRRLLEFRDSVDLPALPAQVIAVDASSWFRTVVIDKGNTDGVREGMPVVAAEGVVGRIIRSAPRESRVLLLTDASSAVASLVQRNRTRGVVRGQGDILTLDFALRQKDIEVGDRIVTSGTGGVFPKGLVIGEVTRAAREQYGLFQTVTVAPVVDFARLEEVLVLLKENP
- the mrdA gene encoding penicillin-binding protein 2, whose product is MSIDSEWAIPGLKNRFLLISLAAVAIFLLLLCRLWYLQIINTERYSELSEKNRIRYLPISAARGPIFDRDGKLLVDTRPSFDVAIMRQDMDDKDLLLERLAYYLDADTETLGRNWKSGVGFPAYRPVPLAEDVGRDAMERIQENSVDLPGVLTEVRSIRAYPYADFAAHIFGYLGEITERELQTRGGEGYRGGDFVGKSGVENLLEPYLRGSEGQRRLEVDVKGKELRQLIVREPMPGNRVYLSLRHDLQLAAETAFGDQAGSAVVLDVRTGEILALVSRPAFNPELFARGITGPEWIALLQDPRHPLQDKAIKGQYPPGSTFKIVTALAALEAGVVTPSTSYDCEGSMTLGDSKFRCWKKRGHGRTDLEKALRESCDVWFYKAGLETGIDRLSEMAFALGLGARTGFPLDGEKDGLIPTKQWKRKRFRAPWYNGETVIAAIGQGYVLTTPLQLAVMTAAVANGGTVLQPTLIKRVEDWQGKELLPSERMISNTVQLRPGNLAAVRRGLEAVVNAPHGTGWASRLDGVKVAGKTGTAQVVRLKSDEEKEKEKDEKEEPYRFRDHALFVAYAPAAAPEIAVSVVVEHGEHGGSAAAPIARNILETYFGLGTQTPVGEPGDAGD
- the mreD gene encoding rod shape-determining protein MreD; protein product: MTRVFAYFLAGLGFLLLQSALLPRILPFETKPDLLLILIVYLGLHERYLQGAGLSYLLGCFFDVFAGSSPGLYGTAFLVTFLAVRGVASQLNTESSVLLLFMVFCGTLFHGGILIFPLGFFADAGPLWSIILGHLLSQVLLNLTTAYLLIMGITRLQKRFFPRTRIPGLQRLDSRYEY